A window from Eubalaena glacialis isolate mEubGla1 chromosome 1, mEubGla1.1.hap2.+ XY, whole genome shotgun sequence encodes these proteins:
- the SFXN4 gene encoding sideroflexin-4 isoform X2, protein MEPNVRFWITERQSFIQRFLQWTELLDPTNLVVSIEKIEKSRQLLLTHEDASRSDLEDKRVQEAWKRSLSTVHPDNSKLIPGPFRPAALLPFTAPMVFLSTLPVKSLKSMILPQVSFYTYSTVFNIVNGNASYDRRPHESILLGAGVIASSTFFGLFPRLLQVRFSLNSILSRNVIPVVILAQLSGLNVVASRSLEPLRGIEVMDKEGSVIGYSRKAGTKAIKDTATSRVVLFGTSAFIPEVFSYFFKRTQFFLQCPWSLWTLKLSCTILVMGLMVPVSFSVFPQIGRIQCSELEKEIQSATEETELFYNRGV, encoded by the exons ATGGAGCCCAACGTGCGTTTCTGGATCACCGAACGCCAA TCTTTTATTCAAAGATTTCTTCAGTGGACAGAATTATTGGATCCTACAAATTTGGTCGTTTCAATT gaaaaaatagaaaaatcaaggcAGCTATTGTTAACACATGAAGATGCATCCAGAAGTGACTTGGAGGACAAAAGG gtACAAGAAGCTTGGAAGAGAAGTCTC TCAACAGTGCATCCTGACAATAGCAAGCTGATCCCTGGTCCTTTTCGACCTGCAG CTCTCCTGCCTTTCACGGCGCCCATG gTATTTCTGTCAACGCTGCCAGTAAAAAGTCTAAAGTCCATGATTTTACCTCAG GTTTCCTTCTACACCTACAGTACAGTCTTCAACATTGTCAATGGAAATGCAAGTTAT GATCGTCGCCCCCATGAGAGTATATTACTAGGAGCAGGAGTGATTGCTTCTTCTACCTTTTTTGga TTATTCCCTCGTTTGCTCCAAGTAAGATTTTCACTGAATAGCATTTTGAGCAGAAACGTCATTCCTGTCGTCATTCTCG CCCAACTCAGTGGACTGAATGTGGTTGCATCGAGAAGTTTGGAGCCCCTGCGAGGGATTGAGGTCATGGACAAGGAAGGCAGTGTCATAGGCTATTCCAGAAAAGCTGGGACAAAG GCCATTAAAGACACAGCAACATCCAGAGTTGTGCTGTTTGGGACCTCAGCTTTTATCCCTGAAGTCTTCtcatacttttttaaaag GACCCAGTTTTTCCTGCAGTGTCCATGGTCACTGTGGACCCTAAAGCTTTCTTGTACTATCCTTGTCATGGGACTGATGGTGCCAGTTTCTTTTAGTGTATTCCCACAGATTGGACGG ATACAGTGCAGTGAGCTTGAAAAGGAAATTCAATCTGCAACAGAAGAAACAGAACTCTTCTATAACAGAGGGGTGTAG
- the SFXN4 gene encoding sideroflexin-4 isoform X1, which translates to MLQEEGPIRFSKIMLTVTITVYLGFSAAVNLSGALAPLKSFIQRFLQWTELLDPTNLVVSIEKIEKSRQLLLTHEDASRSDLEDKRVQEAWKRSLSTVHPDNSKLIPGPFRPAALLPFTAPMVFLSTLPVKSLKSMILPQVSFYTYSTVFNIVNGNASYDRRPHESILLGAGVIASSTFFGLFPRLLQVRFSLNSILSRNVIPVVILAQLSGLNVVASRSLEPLRGIEVMDKEGSVIGYSRKAGTKAIKDTATSRVVLFGTSAFIPEVFSYFFKRTQFFLQCPWSLWTLKLSCTILVMGLMVPVSFSVFPQIGRIQCSELEKEIQSATEETELFYNRGV; encoded by the exons ATGCTGCAAGAGGAAGGCCCTATTAGGTTCTCAAAAATAATGTTAACTGTTACTATTACCGTGTATCTTGGTTTTTCTGCTGCCGTTAACCTCTCTGGTGCTCTTGCCCCTCTTAAGTCTTTTATTCAAAGATTTCTTCAGTGGACAGAATTATTGGATCCTACAAATTTGGTCGTTTCAATT gaaaaaatagaaaaatcaaggcAGCTATTGTTAACACATGAAGATGCATCCAGAAGTGACTTGGAGGACAAAAGG gtACAAGAAGCTTGGAAGAGAAGTCTC TCAACAGTGCATCCTGACAATAGCAAGCTGATCCCTGGTCCTTTTCGACCTGCAG CTCTCCTGCCTTTCACGGCGCCCATG gTATTTCTGTCAACGCTGCCAGTAAAAAGTCTAAAGTCCATGATTTTACCTCAG GTTTCCTTCTACACCTACAGTACAGTCTTCAACATTGTCAATGGAAATGCAAGTTAT GATCGTCGCCCCCATGAGAGTATATTACTAGGAGCAGGAGTGATTGCTTCTTCTACCTTTTTTGga TTATTCCCTCGTTTGCTCCAAGTAAGATTTTCACTGAATAGCATTTTGAGCAGAAACGTCATTCCTGTCGTCATTCTCG CCCAACTCAGTGGACTGAATGTGGTTGCATCGAGAAGTTTGGAGCCCCTGCGAGGGATTGAGGTCATGGACAAGGAAGGCAGTGTCATAGGCTATTCCAGAAAAGCTGGGACAAAG GCCATTAAAGACACAGCAACATCCAGAGTTGTGCTGTTTGGGACCTCAGCTTTTATCCCTGAAGTCTTCtcatacttttttaaaag GACCCAGTTTTTCCTGCAGTGTCCATGGTCACTGTGGACCCTAAAGCTTTCTTGTACTATCCTTGTCATGGGACTGATGGTGCCAGTTTCTTTTAGTGTATTCCCACAGATTGGACGG ATACAGTGCAGTGAGCTTGAAAAGGAAATTCAATCTGCAACAGAAGAAACAGAACTCTTCTATAACAGAGGGGTGTAG